The Candidatus Hydrogenedentota bacterium genome has a window encoding:
- a CDS encoding glycosyltransferase family 2 protein: MDISVIIPTRNRSAWLPKCLTHLEQQTYPAARFELIVADAGSTDDTASIISRFATGSPVRTRLIRLEGPDCGAACNRALSESDGRIVLFVADDELASPRLIEIHVETQERREERGVVTGAIHPHPQLRPGTLTRLDLDEGPEPARDQGVRPYLGAQPSNASIPRRILEQVGGISEDPRYRMLEHVELAYRLHGEGIDATYVPDARSYPWQAAQLDRERERHYHIGYSSYHLERLMGSRAILQRFRVRHSRLETLTARVLVPRYIRAIRRRGAESLPFAGPLYRRVLAHDRNRGYDDAGHDRARRSPEPVEAGGPVAEGVFR; encoded by the coding sequence GTGGATATATCGGTTATCATACCCACGCGGAACCGGTCGGCGTGGCTTCCGAAGTGTCTGACCCACCTGGAGCAGCAGACGTACCCGGCGGCTCGATTCGAGCTGATTGTGGCGGACGCGGGGAGCACGGACGATACAGCGTCGATCATATCGCGCTTTGCGACGGGATCGCCGGTGCGCACGCGCCTGATTCGCCTGGAGGGGCCGGATTGCGGGGCGGCATGCAACCGGGCCCTGTCGGAATCGGATGGGCGGATCGTACTGTTTGTTGCCGACGACGAACTTGCGAGCCCGCGCCTTATCGAGATCCATGTGGAGACGCAGGAGCGTCGCGAGGAGCGGGGGGTGGTTACGGGCGCGATACATCCGCACCCGCAGTTGCGCCCGGGGACCCTGACGCGGCTGGATCTGGACGAAGGGCCGGAGCCGGCGCGGGATCAGGGGGTGCGGCCGTACCTGGGGGCCCAGCCGTCGAATGCGAGTATCCCGCGGCGAATTCTGGAGCAGGTGGGCGGGATATCGGAGGATCCGCGGTATCGGATGCTCGAACATGTCGAACTGGCGTATCGGCTGCACGGGGAAGGGATTGACGCGACGTATGTGCCGGATGCGCGATCGTACCCGTGGCAGGCGGCGCAACTGGACCGGGAGCGCGAGCGGCATTACCACATCGGGTACAGTTCCTATCATCTGGAGCGATTGATGGGTTCGCGGGCGATTCTACAACGGTTTCGTGTCCGCCACTCGCGGCTGGAGACGTTGACGGCGCGGGTGCTTGTTCCCCGGTATATTCGGGCGATCCGCCGGCGGGGGGCGGAATCGTTACCGTTTGCGGGGCCGCTTTATCGGCGGGTTCTTGCGCATGATCGGAACCGGGGGTATGACGACGCGGGGCATGATCGCGCGCGGCGTTCGCCGGAACCGGTGGAGGCGGGGGGGCCTGTGGCGGAGGGGGTGTTTCGTTAG
- a CDS encoding sulfatase-like hydrolase/transferase, which produces MARPNIILVTLDGLRADAIGCAGEFGGRTPNIDALAASGVRFENAITPFPEEDGGGWACLSGESPEFPPTEGARPATPNAPWILPDHLRETGYDTCAAVATQPDSRATAFAAVRAPTEESHEADLAAWIGDQAVRFCQVARAPFFLWAAFPALRLPFNAAGCGNPIPPAKIKIPPDLAPDAGARPRRAALYRRRALLAGYHAAIAHADRQLGRLLATLTARGHTNNVIVMTSGHGLDHASLEPEHDPPATRLTDPRLRAPLIIAGLAGQRRNAVETALVSVADIVPALLEISGVDAAAAPRSRPLLPLLAGKKHAGRPFTTFQGAGRAAGVRTPRYKWVVLPGGLGEMLYDLQVDPREMHNLWDSRRATAIRRMLLGIVQREARIPP; this is translated from the coding sequence ATGGCCCGCCCCAACATCATCCTCGTCACCCTCGACGGCCTCCGCGCCGACGCCATCGGGTGCGCCGGAGAGTTCGGCGGGCGCACCCCAAACATCGACGCCCTCGCTGCCAGCGGCGTCCGCTTCGAAAACGCCATCACCCCCTTTCCAGAGGAAGATGGCGGGGGATGGGCCTGTCTCTCCGGAGAATCGCCCGAATTTCCACCGACCGAAGGCGCCCGCCCGGCAACCCCCAACGCCCCCTGGATCCTCCCCGATCACCTCCGCGAAACGGGCTACGACACCTGCGCCGCAGTCGCCACGCAACCCGATTCCCGCGCAACGGCCTTTGCCGCCGTGCGCGCGCCAACCGAGGAATCCCACGAGGCCGACCTCGCCGCCTGGATCGGCGATCAGGCGGTGCGCTTCTGCCAGGTGGCGCGCGCGCCCTTCTTCCTGTGGGCGGCGTTCCCCGCGCTGCGCCTTCCGTTCAACGCCGCCGGCTGCGGAAACCCGATCCCGCCCGCGAAAATCAAGATCCCCCCGGATCTCGCCCCGGACGCCGGCGCCCGTCCCCGCCGCGCCGCCCTCTACCGGCGGCGCGCCCTCCTCGCGGGCTACCACGCCGCCATCGCCCACGCCGACCGCCAGCTCGGACGCCTTCTGGCCACCCTCACGGCCCGCGGCCACACCAACAACGTAATTGTCATGACTTCCGGGCACGGCCTCGACCACGCATCGCTGGAACCGGAACACGATCCCCCGGCAACACGCCTTACGGACCCGCGCCTGCGCGCGCCGCTCATCATCGCCGGCCTCGCCGGGCAGCGCAGGAACGCCGTGGAGACCGCCCTCGTATCCGTGGCCGACATCGTCCCCGCGCTACTGGAAATCTCCGGGGTGGACGCAGCCGCCGCACCGCGATCGCGCCCCCTGTTGCCCCTGCTTGCCGGCAAAAAGCACGCGGGCCGTCCCTTCACGACTTTTCAAGGCGCCGGACGCGCTGCCGGTGTGCGTACGCCCCGCTACAAGTGGGTCGTCCTTCCCGGCGGGCTGGGCGAGATGCTGTATGACTTGCAGGTCGATCCCCGGGAAATGCACAATCTGTGGGATAGTCGGCGGGCAACCGCCATCCGGCGCATGCTGCTCGGCATCGTACAGAGAGAAGCTCGGATTCCGCCCTGA
- a CDS encoding Gfo/Idh/MocA family oxidoreductase, with translation MSDSQLSRRAFLAATTTTAATLAAAAPNDARVVPGKISPNQKLNVAAIGAGGKGSSDIGNCAKAGENVVALCDVDWKRAERTFAAFPDVPKFKDFRNMLETMPEIDALTISTPDHTHAPAAYMAMKMGKHVYVQKPLTHTVAEARLLKNTAAEMGVMTQMGNQGHCGDGARVLCEMIWTGAIGNVKEAHVWTHRPVWANQGMDQPLPPLVTPETLDWDRWIGGAPWRPYNPGLAPHDWRAWQDFGGGALGDMACHIMDPIYMSLKLVEAESFTVEVVEQKGANSETFPIMSTIKYSFPARGDMPPVDVYWYDGHWPDPATGEEIYNRPKWPEGVPKDEPLGDTNANGISNGSYLIGEKGLITTGEYGGRTRLLPASKMDQYTMPDPFIERIPDENPYTNWLNGIKNGVQPASNFDYSGPFTEMVNFGNLVVKSGTKLKWDNVNGKVTNVQNPEEIVSKEYRKGWELPC, from the coding sequence ATGTCTGACAGCCAGCTGAGCCGGCGCGCATTCCTGGCCGCGACCACAACCACCGCCGCCACCCTCGCCGCCGCCGCACCCAACGACGCACGGGTCGTGCCCGGAAAGATTTCACCCAATCAAAAACTCAACGTCGCAGCCATCGGAGCCGGGGGCAAGGGCTCGTCGGACATCGGCAATTGCGCCAAGGCTGGCGAGAACGTCGTCGCACTCTGCGATGTCGACTGGAAACGCGCCGAGCGCACCTTCGCGGCCTTCCCCGACGTTCCGAAGTTCAAGGACTTCCGGAACATGCTCGAGACTATGCCCGAAATCGACGCCCTCACCATCTCCACGCCGGACCACACCCACGCCCCCGCCGCCTACATGGCCATGAAAATGGGCAAACACGTCTACGTCCAGAAACCCCTCACCCACACCGTCGCCGAAGCCCGCCTCCTCAAGAACACCGCCGCAGAGATGGGCGTCATGACGCAGATGGGCAACCAGGGCCACTGCGGCGACGGCGCCCGCGTGCTCTGCGAAATGATCTGGACCGGAGCCATCGGCAACGTAAAAGAAGCCCACGTCTGGACCCACCGCCCCGTCTGGGCAAACCAGGGTATGGACCAGCCGCTCCCGCCCCTCGTTACCCCCGAAACCCTCGACTGGGACCGCTGGATCGGCGGCGCGCCCTGGCGCCCCTACAACCCCGGCCTCGCCCCCCACGACTGGCGCGCCTGGCAGGACTTCGGCGGCGGCGCACTCGGCGACATGGCCTGCCACATCATGGACCCCATCTACATGTCCCTCAAGCTCGTCGAAGCCGAGAGCTTCACCGTCGAAGTGGTCGAGCAGAAGGGCGCCAACAGCGAAACCTTCCCGATCATGAGCACCATCAAGTACTCGTTCCCGGCACGCGGCGATATGCCGCCCGTGGATGTCTACTGGTACGACGGACACTGGCCGGACCCCGCCACCGGTGAGGAAATCTACAACCGCCCGAAATGGCCCGAAGGCGTCCCGAAAGACGAGCCCCTCGGCGACACCAACGCCAACGGCATCTCCAACGGCTCGTACCTCATCGGTGAAAAAGGCCTCATCACCACCGGCGAATACGGCGGACGCACCCGCCTGCTCCCCGCCTCGAAGATGGATCAGTACACCATGCCCGATCCCTTCATCGAACGCATTCCCGATGAGAACCCCTACACCAACTGGCTCAACGGCATCAAGAACGGCGTCCAGCCCGCGTCCAACTTCGACTACTCCGGACCCTTCACCGAAATGGTGAACTTCGGCAACCTCGTCGTCAAGTCCGGCACGAAACTCAAGTGGGACAACGTCAACGGCAAGGTGACCAACGTCCAGAACCCCGAAGAAATCGTAAGCAAGGAATACCGCAAAGGCTGGGAACTGCCCTGCTAG
- a CDS encoding YfhO family protein, with amino-acid sequence MELTPPRFSPLPMLLLAVAFSLAAPLFWIHVETAAPPPGAPAIENPELYGRVLPSLQYGYQRMAGGEWPLWAPGQFCGMPFFANPTLGMLAPLNAVFYVLPPLPGLAMHAFIGLFLMALFAALFLRALGAGWIPAALGGCAYAFCGTSAAAMSRPEMLGVLAFAPLLHWIAFAWAARSRGPLLPAGGAVIAMMILAGSLPLALLFTASACACGTVSILARPDTAGARYFQRLRGLAIMGGLGLAYAAAAWIPAAAWLASLESPWAALWPQSWSVQLPAAAADVPAHILGATAGPRPGVLYAGAIALILAPAALLNRNRRLEVLCLLALAAFCLAIAVRGGGSAQPASPWMAFLFPGALAIALLAGLGADRILLTGRDPRSPLIWGAVLICLAAAGIVLAAGAPAARGAVALALLVLLPFFILRVRWLGTVCGLLLLFLHYADLRNAAASAYLHPYAGSPNWLQDSLPAVKEAEAQALGQRVLALPSARESILPANIGLMQPLASAGGAWWPLTPDQARWWDRIRPHMQPAARFAAPGASGAGDPADMALLNYMAVRVVLGERNQPWMDNADGGVDIKLRFLRTVGRLSLWKNESALPRARWVPQWRPVSGIEEAMNTLLSPDFDGASSVTVEASGKAWEALRDALAPAGAPAGEGDPGASVHLRHESHETVEVRVESPRPGILVLADSYDPGWQARVNGKRAPILRVNGLFRGLYLPEGAHTVVFTYTPASVTIGLLVTGASLLITLVWGAFSLARIVIAMIRGNRGPSSKSAPAMGGGERMV; translated from the coding sequence TTGGAACTGACCCCACCCAGATTCTCGCCGCTGCCGATGCTCCTGCTGGCCGTCGCCTTTTCCCTGGCCGCGCCGCTGTTCTGGATTCACGTGGAAACCGCCGCGCCGCCCCCCGGCGCCCCCGCCATCGAAAACCCGGAGCTCTACGGGCGCGTCCTGCCATCTCTCCAGTATGGCTATCAACGCATGGCCGGGGGAGAATGGCCACTCTGGGCCCCCGGACAGTTCTGCGGAATGCCATTCTTCGCGAACCCGACCCTCGGCATGCTCGCCCCGCTCAACGCCGTCTTCTACGTCCTCCCGCCCCTTCCCGGGCTCGCCATGCACGCCTTCATCGGCCTGTTTCTCATGGCCCTGTTCGCCGCCCTCTTTCTGCGCGCACTCGGGGCCGGCTGGATTCCCGCCGCCCTCGGCGGGTGCGCCTACGCCTTCTGCGGAACCTCCGCCGCCGCCATGTCGCGCCCCGAGATGCTCGGCGTCCTCGCATTCGCGCCGCTCCTCCACTGGATCGCGTTCGCCTGGGCCGCCCGATCCCGCGGCCCCCTCCTGCCCGCCGGCGGCGCCGTTATCGCCATGATGATCCTCGCCGGCTCGCTCCCCCTCGCGCTTCTCTTCACCGCCAGCGCCTGCGCCTGCGGGACCGTCTCCATTCTCGCCCGCCCGGACACCGCCGGCGCACGCTATTTCCAGCGCCTGCGCGGGCTCGCCATCATGGGCGGGCTCGGGCTCGCCTACGCCGCCGCCGCCTGGATTCCCGCCGCCGCCTGGCTCGCCTCGCTCGAAAGCCCCTGGGCCGCCCTATGGCCCCAATCCTGGAGCGTGCAGTTGCCCGCCGCCGCCGCGGATGTTCCCGCCCATATTCTCGGCGCAACCGCCGGCCCCCGGCCCGGCGTCCTTTACGCCGGCGCCATCGCCCTGATCCTCGCGCCCGCCGCCCTCCTCAACCGGAACCGCCGTCTCGAAGTGCTCTGTTTGCTCGCCCTCGCCGCATTCTGCCTGGCAATCGCCGTACGCGGCGGGGGATCCGCGCAGCCCGCCTCGCCCTGGATGGCCTTCCTGTTTCCGGGCGCCCTCGCCATCGCGCTACTGGCCGGCCTCGGAGCCGACCGCATCCTCCTCACCGGACGCGATCCCCGCTCGCCACTCATCTGGGGGGCCGTGCTCATATGCCTCGCCGCCGCCGGCATCGTACTCGCCGCCGGCGCCCCCGCCGCCCGCGGAGCCGTGGCCCTGGCCCTGCTCGTGCTCCTGCCCTTCTTCATCCTGCGCGTCCGCTGGCTCGGAACCGTCTGCGGGCTGCTCCTCCTCTTCCTCCACTACGCCGACCTCCGCAACGCCGCCGCCAGCGCCTACCTGCATCCCTATGCCGGCAGCCCGAACTGGCTCCAGGACAGCCTCCCCGCCGTGAAGGAGGCGGAGGCCCAGGCCCTCGGCCAACGCGTGCTCGCGCTCCCCTCGGCACGGGAAAGCATCCTCCCGGCCAACATCGGGCTCATGCAGCCCCTCGCCAGCGCCGGTGGGGCCTGGTGGCCCCTTACCCCGGACCAGGCACGCTGGTGGGATCGTATTCGTCCCCATATGCAGCCCGCTGCGCGATTCGCGGCCCCGGGCGCCAGTGGCGCGGGCGACCCCGCCGACATGGCGCTGCTGAATTACATGGCCGTGCGCGTCGTGCTCGGCGAACGCAACCAGCCCTGGATGGATAACGCGGACGGCGGCGTCGACATAAAGCTCCGCTTCCTGCGCACCGTCGGGCGCCTCAGCCTCTGGAAAAACGAAAGCGCCCTCCCGCGCGCGCGCTGGGTCCCCCAGTGGCGGCCCGTGTCCGGGATTGAGGAGGCCATGAACACACTCCTCTCGCCCGACTTCGACGGCGCGTCCAGCGTCACCGTGGAGGCGTCCGGAAAGGCCTGGGAGGCCCTCCGCGACGCCCTGGCCCCCGCCGGCGCCCCCGCCGGTGAGGGCGATCCCGGAGCCAGCGTCCACCTCCGCCACGAATCCCACGAAACCGTCGAAGTCCGCGTCGAATCACCGCGCCCCGGCATCCTCGTGCTCGCCGACAGCTACGACCCCGGCTGGCAGGCCCGCGTCAACGGAAAGCGCGCGCCCATCCTGCGCGTAAACGGCCTCTTCCGCGGCCTGTACCTGCCCGAGGGCGCGCACACCGTCGTCTTCACATACACCCCCGCCAGCGTCACCATCGGGCTGCTCGTGACCGGAGCCAGCCTGCTCATCACGCTGGTATGGGGCGCATTCAGCCTCGCGCGGATCGTCATCGCGATGATCCGCGGAAATCGTGGACCCTCCAGCAAATCGGCGCCCGCAATGGGCGGCGGGGAGCGCATGGTATGA
- a CDS encoding transglycosylase SLT domain-containing protein yields the protein MWITPILCTLSALTSLPASDTYLQGYEAFRAKRYDVAIRAFETAAQADPDLKPWAQVRIGMALAAQGKPGDAQAAWQRVLDGPDGPWRAMARAKRARLAADQKDDASVVAHLSGFDTIAPTPWWMDRYLWQFSESAIRQSGDASLAGYAVLRNTAETTWFIRPRLDASRVLVRSPSPLDQATALIGMLRSSAYTDIQEHLPRVPVALPDDTNQTRLVAALAGQLLDDDPANDAAALAVLRLHRDHPAARFVLAYATRMLATKRDFARAEALCNALIDLDPTSREAGETIWWLGGALERAERIPDAERVYELLPSKCSGHFRADDALFRLGELYLSHGNHEKGLGYLARLGREYPDSRFRAQAFYTCALHPAVRQDTDLKRVYLGAAADDAIGYFWAHRALARLHDLEKPDAAPPVNLRVDGVNPVLLPHDGYLEPLPPIPPMIAESAEYRRLVYFARHGMEESEWEVLRLLQGMEKIEFKEPYYRAFAEAGLAHTALQFAVHEGWGVGAGGKRSLARLRLEYPLAYWNEVKAIAAEAGLDPYLILAVAKQESTFRPNLTSSAGASGVMQLMPSTAKWMADVDPNISRDHVANLESPVNSLRLGAYYLVRMFGRSDGNLVDTLASYNGGPGNRDKWRKRFPNHDLDQFIEAIPFSETKDYVQKVLGNYAAYRSLYEPFDARDVHASSEAQTQTGGEEAG from the coding sequence ATGTGGATTACACCCATTCTTTGCACCCTTTCCGCGCTGACAAGTCTGCCTGCTTCCGACACCTACCTGCAGGGATACGAGGCCTTTCGCGCCAAACGCTATGACGTGGCCATACGCGCCTTCGAAACCGCCGCCCAGGCCGATCCCGATCTGAAGCCCTGGGCCCAGGTGCGTATCGGAATGGCGCTCGCCGCGCAGGGCAAGCCCGGAGACGCCCAGGCCGCCTGGCAGCGCGTCCTCGACGGCCCCGATGGGCCGTGGCGGGCCATGGCCCGCGCCAAGCGCGCACGCCTCGCCGCCGACCAGAAGGACGACGCCTCCGTCGTCGCGCACCTGTCCGGCTTCGACACGATTGCACCCACGCCCTGGTGGATGGACCGCTACCTCTGGCAGTTCAGCGAGTCGGCCATACGCCAGTCCGGCGACGCCTCACTCGCCGGATACGCCGTCCTCCGGAACACCGCCGAAACCACTTGGTTCATCCGCCCTCGCCTGGACGCATCGCGGGTGCTCGTGCGTTCGCCGTCGCCACTCGACCAGGCCACCGCACTCATCGGCATGCTCCGCTCCAGCGCCTACACCGACATCCAGGAGCACTTGCCCCGCGTCCCCGTCGCGCTACCAGATGACACCAACCAGACCCGCCTCGTCGCCGCCCTGGCCGGGCAATTGCTCGACGACGACCCCGCCAACGACGCCGCGGCGCTCGCCGTCCTGCGCCTCCACCGGGATCACCCCGCGGCCCGCTTCGTCCTGGCCTACGCCACGCGCATGCTTGCCACTAAAAGGGATTTCGCGCGCGCCGAAGCGCTGTGCAACGCCCTGATCGACCTCGACCCAACCTCCCGCGAGGCCGGCGAGACCATCTGGTGGCTCGGCGGAGCCCTCGAACGCGCGGAGCGCATCCCCGACGCCGAACGCGTCTACGAATTACTGCCCTCAAAATGCAGCGGCCACTTCCGCGCCGACGACGCCCTGTTCCGGCTCGGCGAGCTCTATCTCTCCCACGGAAACCACGAAAAAGGGCTCGGCTACCTCGCGCGCCTCGGCCGTGAATACCCCGACAGCCGCTTCCGCGCGCAAGCCTTCTACACCTGCGCCCTCCATCCCGCCGTGCGCCAGGATACCGACCTCAAGCGCGTCTACCTCGGCGCCGCCGCGGATGACGCCATCGGCTACTTCTGGGCGCACCGCGCGCTCGCACGCCTCCACGATCTGGAAAAGCCCGACGCCGCCCCGCCCGTGAATCTGCGGGTCGACGGCGTCAACCCCGTGCTCCTCCCCCACGACGGCTATCTCGAACCCCTCCCGCCCATACCGCCCATGATCGCGGAGAGCGCCGAATACCGGCGCCTCGTCTACTTCGCGCGCCACGGCATGGAAGAGAGCGAATGGGAAGTGCTTCGCCTCCTCCAGGGCATGGAGAAGATCGAGTTCAAGGAACCCTACTACCGCGCCTTCGCCGAGGCCGGCCTCGCCCACACCGCCCTCCAGTTCGCCGTCCACGAAGGTTGGGGCGTCGGCGCGGGCGGCAAACGCTCCCTCGCGCGCCTCCGCCTCGAATACCCCCTCGCCTACTGGAACGAAGTCAAGGCCATCGCCGCCGAGGCCGGCCTCGACCCCTACCTCATCCTCGCCGTCGCGAAGCAGGAAAGCACTTTCCGCCCGAACCTCACCTCCAGCGCGGGAGCCAGCGGCGTCATGCAGTTGATGCCTTCCACCGCCAAGTGGATGGCCGATGTCGATCCGAACATCAGCCGCGACCACGTCGCCAACCTCGAATCGCCCGTCAATTCCCTGCGGCTTGGCGCCTACTACCTCGTCCGTATGTTCGGGCGCTCGGACGGCAACCTCGTCGACACCCTCGCCTCCTACAACGGCGGGCCCGGAAACCGAGACAAGTGGCGCAAGCGCTTCCCCAACCACGACCTCGACCAGTTCATCGAGGCCATCCCCTTCTCCGAAACCAAAGACTACGTGCAGAAAGTGCTCGGGAACTACGCGGCCTACCGCTCCCTCTACGAGCCCTTCGACGCCCGCGACGTGCACGCAAGCAGCGAAGCCCAGACGCAAACTGGAGGAGAGGAGGCCGGTTGA
- a CDS encoding metallophosphoesterase — translation MKLIHTADIHLDRSFSELGLPPEQGNAFRDHLRSVFRQILRRAGEDGVAALAITGDLFDGERITRDTVDFLHDSLSGARPLPVFICAGRVDAAVADSPYLTEHWPPNVHLFTTPAWRAVQLEDVPLTVHGFGWDRRDREAALPAGLEIPLDGRAHVAIGYGLAGKLVSGAAGSPLRLEPRPTLPSGLAYLGLGEHHTSVCVSEGESTPVWYAGAPEGGSFDERGPHYCVEVSLEEGGPGRAALVETSAGRLEAVRLDCGGFESGQALLDAARAAMPADRRERVVRLTLEGALALPVFEELDSIRETLSEEALYLQWRERCAAGAAYDAIAREPSSLGAFVARIGAEIGDAPDQALRRQRIRSRDLGLCAFREIPLPVRGLGGEGL, via the coding sequence ATGAAACTGATTCACACCGCCGATATTCACCTGGACCGCTCTTTTTCGGAATTGGGACTCCCGCCGGAGCAGGGCAACGCGTTTCGCGACCATTTGCGGTCGGTCTTTCGCCAGATCCTTCGGCGGGCGGGCGAGGACGGGGTTGCGGCGCTGGCGATCACGGGAGATTTGTTTGATGGGGAGCGGATAACGCGGGATACGGTGGATTTTTTGCATGATTCGCTGTCGGGGGCGCGTCCGCTTCCGGTGTTTATCTGCGCGGGCCGCGTGGATGCGGCGGTGGCGGACTCGCCGTACCTGACGGAGCACTGGCCGCCGAACGTCCATCTTTTTACGACGCCGGCGTGGCGTGCGGTGCAGCTGGAGGATGTTCCGCTGACGGTGCATGGATTCGGCTGGGACCGCCGGGACCGGGAAGCGGCGCTTCCCGCGGGTCTGGAAATTCCCCTTGACGGGCGCGCGCATGTTGCGATTGGCTACGGGCTGGCCGGAAAGCTTGTATCTGGAGCGGCCGGGTCGCCGTTGCGATTGGAACCCCGCCCCACGCTGCCTTCGGGTCTGGCGTATCTCGGGCTGGGCGAGCACCACACGAGCGTATGCGTTTCGGAAGGCGAATCCACGCCGGTCTGGTATGCGGGGGCTCCGGAGGGCGGGTCTTTTGACGAGCGGGGGCCGCATTATTGCGTGGAGGTCTCGCTTGAGGAGGGCGGCCCGGGCAGGGCGGCGCTTGTGGAGACATCGGCGGGGCGGCTTGAGGCGGTGCGGCTTGATTGCGGCGGGTTTGAATCCGGTCAGGCGCTTTTGGACGCGGCCCGCGCGGCGATGCCGGCGGACCGCCGGGAGCGGGTGGTGCGGCTGACGCTGGAAGGGGCGCTGGCGCTACCGGTTTTTGAGGAACTGGACAGCATCCGCGAGACGCTCTCGGAGGAGGCGCTTTATTTGCAGTGGCGGGAGCGGTGCGCGGCCGGGGCGGCGTATGACGCGATTGCGCGGGAACCGTCGAGCCTGGGCGCATTCGTTGCGCGGATAGGGGCCGAGATCGGCGATGCGCCGGATCAGGCGTTGCGGCGGCAGCGAATACGAAGCCGGGATCTGGGGTTGTGCGCCTTTCGCGAGATCCCGTTGCCGGTTCGCGGGTTGGGAGGAGAAGGGCTGTGA
- a CDS encoding Gfo/Idh/MocA family oxidoreductase yields the protein MSKKVRLGFIGAGGVAAGHFNRLMATGKAEIAALADPAPEALARFQKRCPDSRGIPFFPDYESMIGSVDLDGVLVLSPHACHFEQIMTCLGQGLHVLSEKPFVCGSRNARKAIDRARKSGKVLSLSFQRHYEPVFRYMRETIRRGALGEIQFVQAMQAQEWLRLTEGTWRQSLEISGGGQLNDSGSHLIDIVLWVTGVPVVEVFAQSEYFGREVDINSAITMKFANGALANLSVIGNAPAWHEDHTIVGASGAFYLRQDGSLLQQDAKGRTKTVRLPKHTQNPDSNFVQCILGRAVTDTPPECGLETLRVTEALWQSARLGRPVKLK from the coding sequence ATGAGCAAAAAAGTACGGCTCGGCTTCATCGGAGCCGGTGGCGTCGCCGCCGGCCATTTCAACCGCCTCATGGCCACGGGAAAGGCCGAAATCGCCGCCCTCGCCGACCCCGCGCCCGAAGCCCTGGCGCGATTTCAGAAGCGCTGCCCCGACAGCCGCGGCATCCCCTTTTTCCCGGACTACGAATCCATGATCGGCAGCGTGGACCTCGACGGCGTGCTCGTACTCAGCCCGCACGCATGCCACTTCGAACAGATCATGACCTGCCTGGGCCAGGGCCTCCACGTCCTTTCCGAGAAGCCCTTCGTATGCGGGAGCCGAAACGCCCGCAAAGCCATCGATCGCGCCAGGAAGTCCGGCAAAGTCCTCTCCCTCTCCTTCCAGCGGCACTACGAGCCCGTATTCCGCTACATGCGCGAGACCATTCGGCGCGGCGCCCTCGGCGAAATCCAGTTCGTGCAGGCCATGCAGGCCCAGGAATGGCTCCGCCTCACCGAAGGCACATGGCGCCAGTCCCTCGAAATCTCCGGCGGCGGACAGCTGAACGACTCCGGCAGCCACCTTATCGACATCGTGCTCTGGGTCACCGGCGTGCCCGTGGTCGAAGTCTTCGCCCAGTCCGAATACTTTGGCCGAGAAGTCGACATCAACTCCGCCATCACAATGAAATTCGCAAACGGCGCCCTCGCCAACCTCTCCGTCATCGGAAACGCCCCCGCCTGGCATGAAGACCATACCATCGTCGGCGCGAGCGGCGCCTTCTACCTCCGCCAGGACGGATCCCTGCTCCAGCAAGACGCAAAGGGCAGGACAAAAACCGTGCGCCTCCCCAAACACACCCAAAACCCCGACAGCAACTTCGTCCAATGCATTCTCGGCAGGGCCGTAACCGACACGCCCCCCGAATGTGGCCTCGAAACCCTCCGCGTCACCGAAGCCCTGTGGCAATCCGCCCGCCTCGGCCGCCCCGTCAAGCTGAAGTAA